The genomic stretch AACCAAAAGCGGGATCGCTAAAATTAAGCCTTTTTTCACGCCGTCGGTGTCGTATGTTTTTTCAAGAACATCTGAGAGATAAAACAGGATGCCGAATAAAGTAAACAAACAGGTCGCACCGGCTAAATAAGCGGTAAACAGCCATCTGCCTTCATGTTTAAAGACACTTAACAGCCCTTTTGCATATTGTCCGATTGGTGGCGGTTCTTTTTCCTTTTTCTTTTCTTTAATAAAAATCCAAGTCAGTACGATCGAAATGATACAAAACACAGGAAAGGCAAAAAACGCGCCATACCAGACAAGCAGGGCGATCAGCGAGCCAATGATCGGCGATAGCACTTTCCCCATGCCGTTTGAAGCTTCAACAAGGCCGAGCACCTTGCTCTCCTGGGCGCCTTTAAACAGATCTCCCGTCAGTGCCATGGCAATTGGGCCGGTTCCGGCTGCCCCGATTCCCTGTAACGCTCGTCCTGCCATGACCCAAGGATAGGCATTGTCAAAAAAACCTGCCGCAAACCCGGCTAACAAACCGCCGGCACCATACAAAATTAAGCAGGGAATAATGATGACTTTCCTTGAGAATCGGTCTGCGAGATAACCGACAATCGGAATCGCAAATGCTGCAATCAAGGAAAATACTGTGATCACGAGACTGACTTGAAATTGTGATAAATGAAGTTCAGATTTCATTTTTGGCAAAATCGGAATAAGCATCGAGTTTCCTAGGGTTAATATTAAAGGGATTGAACCGATTGCCACAATCGTCATTCCGTTATTTTGTTTTGATGATTCCATCTCAGAGCACACTCCTTTTCTTCTGCTTAGAATGTCCCTGATGGCTTCGTTTATTCAGCGATCAGACAGCAAAAAACCGAACAGAAGATACCTGTTCGGGAAAAAAGAGGGTTAACCGAGAGCCTGTGAAATCAAAGCATATAAGTGTCCATTTTGAATAGGCGCTTTTTTCTGATAGAACAAAATCGGAGGTTCATCATCTTTATGAAATCCCATTTCTATCAGGCTGTCATGCAGAGACGTGTGTTCACTCGGTATATCGATTCGCATCGGCCCTTGTTTGCCGGCCGCCAGCCTTGTAATTATCTGTGCTGCAACATCTGATGATGGAGCGATGATAGGGCCGAATTTCAAATTGGCCGGTGTCTGTACAGAAAGTCCGTAGCCAATGAGCTGTCCGTCCTGATTTCTGGCGATGATACATTCGCATGAAGCAGAAATAAGCTGCTGCAAAAGGTTTGATCGATCTCCGCCAAAGGCAGCCAGATCCGCCGCGGTTAAGTCGTGAAAGTCTTGTTCTCTAAAGGATGTCAGTTCAGCATCAAGCTTTTTTGTATAAGGTTGAAAACTGTGACAGCTGTACTTTCGCACTGAACCTGCCGTATGAAAACCTGCTTTTTCATAAAGCGGCAAACCTTCTTTTGTGGCGCAAAGCCTGATGGCGGTGTTTTCATCCGTTTGGGTAATACAGGCGTTTACCATACGCCGGCCAAGACCGAGCCGTTGATATTCCTTGTCAACGATAACAAGGCCGATAGAAGTAAGACGGCCAAACAAAAACAAGCCGATGCAGGAAATAATATCACCGCTGACATTTTGATAACCGAAAAAGCGTCCCTGCTGAACAAGCAGTTTCAGCTCTTGTTCGCCATAATCCGGCCACCCGGCTTGCCCGCAAAGCCGCAATAAGCCGGAAACGTGTTCTTCATGAAGCTTAATCAGTTCATCTACTACGTCCATAAGATCACCTGCTTGTTCTAAGTGTTTTGTACATGACAATATGATTGCCAATGCCGGGAATGTCAAATGGTTCGCCAAGTTCCTTCCAGCCAAGCTTGGCATAGTAGCCCTTGACATGGTGTCTTGCGTTGCACCATACCGCCTGAACGCCGCTCTCCGCCAGTTTGTGCTCCGCGTGTTTGATCAGCGTGCTTCCAGCTTTTTGATCGCGATATCCCTCGAGCGTTGCCATGCCTCTCAGCCGATACGCAGAGGCTTCCGTTAATAAAGGCTGACTTTGCGGGGAAAAAGAAGCGATGCTGATCAGCGTTCCATCATAAAACACGCCGAGATGAAAGGAGCCTTCTGCGTGATCCTCTTTATATTTGCATTGTTCGATGGATTGATGGGGACGCAGAATGCGATGCCGGATTTCATATGTATCTTCCACGGAAATGGTTTTGACTTCGAGCATAATGTTCCTCCTCATGATTGTTTTTCTATATCGTAACACGAATCTCGTTGAAAAAGACTGCCCGATTCGATCAGGCAGTCTTTTGGAAATTAATGCAAAAAGATATTTTGGCGCTGCTCATCTTTTTGCTGAATATATGATGTGAGCTCAGCGGTTAAGTCAGATCTGAGGAAAGGCGTTATCAAGTAGATGCCGTTAAACAGCTCGCATGCCGTATCCAGCAGGGAGCGTGCAATTGCAAGGCCTTCCGCCTTTTGCTTTTCTTTATCTTCACCGGCATGGGCCATTTTTTCGCGAATCGTATCAGACAGCTTAATGCCGGGAATTTCATTATGGATGAATTCGGCATTCCGGCTGCTTGTCAGCGGCATGATGCCGATATAGATCGGCGTCTTCAGATGTTTTGTTTCGTTATGGATATCGACAAGCTGCTGCTCGGAATAGACAGGCTGAGAAACAAAATAATCTGCGCCGCAATCTATTTTTTTCTCAAGCCGTTTTACCGCTTTATCCAGATGGCGGACGTTAGGATTAAATGCGGCGGCAACTGAGAAATTCGTTTTCTTGCCGAGCGGTTTTCCAGACAGAGACAGACCTTCATTGAATTGTTTGATCAGCCTGATTAAATCAAAAGATGTTAAATCATATACAGACGTCGCCCCAGGAAAATCCCCGATTTTAGAAGGGTCACCTGTAATAGCAAGCACGTCATTCAGCCCTAACGTATCAAGGCCCATTAAATGTGACTGTAAGCCGATAATGTTACGGTCACGGCACGTAATATGGACAAGGGAACGCATATCGAGCTGCTGCTTGACAAGGGCGCCGCAGGCAACATTGCTGATCCGCGGGGTCGCCAAAGAATTGTCGGCGAGTGTCAGGGCATCGATTCCCGCTTCTTTTAATTCAGCAGCAGCGGACAGAAATTTGTCAAAGCTTAGTTTTTTCGGCGGGTCCAGCTCTACGA from Bacillus subtilis subsp. subtilis str. 168 encodes the following:
- the yitI gene encoding putative N-acetyltransferase (Evidence 3: Putative function from multiple computational evidences; PubMedId: 23944997; Product type e: enzyme), giving the protein MLEVKTISVEDTYEIRHRILRPHQSIEQCKYKEDHAEGSFHLGVFYDGTLISIASFSPQSQPLLTEASAYRLRGMATLEGYRDQKAGSTLIKHAEHKLAESGVQAVWCNARHHVKGYYAKLGWKELGEPFDIPGIGNHIVMYKTLRTSR
- the yitH gene encoding putative N-acetyltransferase (Evidence 3: Putative function from multiple computational evidences; PubMedId: 23944997; Product type e: enzyme); this encodes MDVVDELIKLHEEHVSGLLRLCGQAGWPDYGEQELKLLVQQGRFFGYQNVSGDIISCIGLFLFGRLTSIGLVIVDKEYQRLGLGRRMVNACITQTDENTAIRLCATKEGLPLYEKAGFHTAGSVRKYSCHSFQPYTKKLDAELTSFREQDFHDLTAADLAAFGGDRSNLLQQLISASCECIIARNQDGQLIGYGLSVQTPANLKFGPIIAPSSDVAAQIITRLAAGKQGPMRIDIPSEHTSLHDSLIEMGFHKDDEPPILFYQKKAPIQNGHLYALISQALG
- the yitG gene encoding putative efflux transporter (Evidence 3: Putative function from multiple computational evidences; PubMedId: 10960106, 14762009, 15109717, 15849754, 16850406; Product type t : transporter) yields the protein MESSKQNNGMTIVAIGSIPLILTLGNSMLIPILPKMKSELHLSQFQVSLVITVFSLIAAFAIPIVGYLADRFSRKVIIIPCLILYGAGGLLAGFAAGFFDNAYPWVMAGRALQGIGAAGTGPIAMALTGDLFKGAQESKVLGLVEASNGMGKVLSPIIGSLIALLVWYGAFFAFPVFCIISIVLTWIFIKEKKKEKEPPPIGQYAKGLLSVFKHEGRWLFTAYLAGATCLFTLFGILFYLSDVLEKTYDTDGVKKGLILAIPLLVMCVTSYTTGSKIGQKQSLMKKLIVLGLAFMTVSYAALSFIENLVLFISVLVLSSIGSGLVLPCVNSFITGAVGKERRGFVTSLYGSVRFLGVAIGPPIFGRLMQWSRPGMFLSIAGLTLVVGILVMMLIHVKQNNEETKEKEDPKMAGNRLQPAEER